The nucleotide window CTCACGCTGGGGCGGCCCGTCTCCACATGTCCGGCATAGCGGCGTAGATATTCCGGGGAGTCCGGACTGGTAACGGAGAGATCGAACCACGAGTGGCTCGCACCCAAATCCCAGCGATCAACCTGCGACGCTCCCGCTGCAACGGTGTATTCCCGCGGCTTCGCATCTGGAGCATAGGCATTGGCAATCTTCACCGTCGCCGACTTCGCCCCTGTATTTGTCACTGTAAGAGTGACATTTCCCGACGACTGGTCATACGCTACCGCGACCTCTACGCCCGGTAACTCTGCTGCATTCCCGCGGAACTCGCTGTGATATCCATGCGGTCCCCATAGCGCCAATCGATACTTCCCTTCTTCGAGCGGCCAGTAATCCGCCAGCTTGTCACCTGCAGCGATGCTGTAGCGGCGTGGCGGCGTATCGACGGCCAGCCCGTTGAAGGCATAGAACGCCATCCCCGCCTTGCCGGCGTTCGTGAAGTCCACCCACACCCGCCCGTCTTCCACCCGGCTATGTGCGTAGATCTCATATGGGAGCGCTCGCGAGGGCCGCGTGCCCGGCTCCTGTGCCGGCATCTCCTGCACTGCCGGCACATGCCAGGGTTTGTGCGCCGAGTTCAGAGGCGCGGGCGCGGTGAATTTCACCGGCTTTCCATCCGGCGTGCCTGCAAAGTCGAAGGCGGATGTCAGGTCGCCGCAGATCGAACGCCGCCATGCGCTGATATTCGGCTCCTCGATGCCGAAGCGTGCTTCGAGGAAACGCAGTACGGACGTATGGTCGAAGGTCTCCGAGCAGACCCAGCCGCCACGCGTCCACGGCGAGGCGATGACCATCGGCAACCGCACCCCGAGGCCAATCGGCTGCAGCCCGCCTGGGTCCGCACCTGGAACCAGGGGGGTCATTTCATGCGGATACTTGTTCAGATCGAGGAACTCATCCTTGAGCGAATCCACCAGCTCGGCTGACACCATCCCCGAGGCATTCTGTGCCTGCGTGTGTGGAGGCATCGGCGGCAGCACATGGTCGAAGAGCCCGTCATTCTCGTCGTAGTTCAGAATGAAGACCGTCTTGCTCCACATCTCCGGGTTCGACGTGAGGGCATCCAGCACCAGGTTGATGTAGTACGCTCCATCGGTCGGCGAAGCTTCGGGATGCTCACTGTACTTGTACGGCGCGACGATCCAGTTCACCTGCGCGAGGCGATTGTTCGCGACATCCTCGCGAAACTCGCGCAGTGTACGATCGGTCACGCCCTTCTGCACCAGCGGACCATGTGGATCGGCGCCTTCTTTTACCTGATAGGCGGCAAAGAACTCGAGCGAGTTATCCGTGTAATTATCCGTCGGCGTGCCCGGCTCTCCGCTACCGCCCTGATAGAGCTTCCAGCTCACCCCCGCTTTTTCGAGGCGCTCCGGATAAGTCGTCCACGTGTAGCCGTTGGTATGGCTGCGCTCTTCGATGCCCGGGCCGTTCGGCTTTTTGCCCAGGGCATTGCGCGCATCGATGGTTCCGCTCCACAGATAGATCCGGTTCGGACAGGTGTCCGCGTGAATGGAGCAATGGTATGCGTCACACACGGTGAAGGCATCGGCCAGCGCATAGTGAAAGCTCACATCTTCGCGCCGCAAATAGCCCATGGTGATGACGTCCTGCTTCTGATTCACCCACTGGTTGTGGTGGCCATGATTCCAGGAGAGATGGCCGCTGCTCCAACCATGGTCCGTGCCCGCCTGAAACTCGGTCGTTTGCTTTGGATTCAGATAGAACGGCAGGACATGCTCGGCCGAGTCGGAAAGTCCGCGAGCGTGGTAGCGATGCGTCTTTGTCTCCGCCGGCGGCTGATACCAGACGGGCTTGCCGTTCGGCAGCCGCGCGGGACGCGGATCGTTGAAACCACGCACGCCACGCATCGTACCGAAATAGTGATCGAAGGAGCGGTTCTCCTGCATCAGGATGACAACGTGCTCCACGTCCTGAATCGTGCCCGTAACTCGATGGGGAGGAATAGCCAGTGCGCGGCGAATGCTGAGCGGCATGGCCGATGCGCCAGCCGCAGCAGCGACGATGCGAAAGAAATCGCGGCGAGTACGTTTCACAGAAGAGCTCCGGGCAGAATTTTTTCCAGCATAGTATGCGCTGCGTCAATCCGCGATGAATCGCAGTGACTTAGCGATGTGCCGTCGCTTCATCCGCATAAAGATCTACGATCTCTGCCGCATACTTTTCCGCGATCACCCGCCGTTTCAGCTTCAGACTGGGTGTCAGCTCACCGGAATCGAGCGACCACTCTGTCGGCACCAGCCGAAAGCGCTTGATCGTCTCGTAATTCGACAGGCCCGTGTTCACTTCGTCCACGATCTCCTGGTATCGCGCCACTACCTGCACATCATTCACCAGCTCACGCCGGGTTGCCGCGGCAATTCCCTGCTCCTTCGCCCAGACTTCGAGCGCTGCAAAGTTCGGTGAGATCAACGCCGAGGCAAACTTATGCCGATCGCCCACCAGCGCAGCACCGCCCACCAGCAGGTGAGCCTTCATCCTGTTCTCAATCGGCTGCGGTGCGATCAGCTTGCCGCCCGAAGTCTTGAGCAGTTCCTTCTTCCGGTCGGTGATGTACAGGAAGCCGTCGGCATCCGCATTGCCGATATCCCCGGTGCGGAACCAGCCTTCCGCATCGAAGTTCTCCGTATCGTGCGGCTCCCGCTTCCAGTAACCGGAAAATACATTCGGCCCCTTCACCAGCAGCTCGCCATCTTCAGCAAAACGGTATTCCACCTGCGGCAGCGCCTTGCCTACCGAACCCATCCGATAGGCCGACGGCGTGTTGATCGCCAGTACCGGCGAAGTCTCCGTCAGTCCATAACCCTCGAGAATCCGTATCCCCACCGATGCGTACCACTTCGCCGTATCCTGCCCCAGCGGAGCTCCGCCGGAGATGAAATACCGTACCTTGCCGCCGAAGAAGTCTGTCACCTTGCTATAAACCAGCTTCTTCGCCAGCTTCCAGCTCACCGCGCCTGGTATCTCACCGCGTCCGATCTTCTCCATATGACCGGTACCTGTCTTCACAGCCCATGCGAAGATGCGCTTCTTCACCGGCGAGAGCCCGGCGCGCCGCTCTACCTCCTGCCGCACCTTTTCATAGACACGCGGCACCGCCACCATCACCGTAGGCCGCACCTCGGCCAGCGCGGCAGGCAACTGCTCGAAGGCCGAACAGTAAGCCACCGTCGCCTGCTTCGTGTAGATCGCGTAATCCAGGTGCCGGGCGGTAATATGCGATAGCGGCAGGAACGAGATACAGCTGTCCTCGGTCCAGATATCGAACCCGGCCAGCGACTCGTTGAGGTTCGACGCGATATTGCCATGCGTCAACACCACGCCCTTCGATTCCCCGGTGGTGCCCGAGGTATAGATCAGCGTTGCGATATCGTTAGGCTGTACATCGTAGGCCCGGCGATCGAATTCCGCATCGCGCGCCGTTTCCTTGTCCGCGCCCTCCATCAGTGAGGCGAACGGTATCCCGTCCGGCGTGCCCTCGCTGTCCATGATCACAATGCGCTCAATCGCCGTTGTACCGCGGATCGCTGCTACTTTTTCGTACTGCGCGCGGCTGGAGACGAAGATCACGCGCGCGCCCGAGTCGGCCAGCAACACCGCGGTCTGCTCGGCATTCAGCGTGGGGTAGATTGGCACGTCAATGGCGCCGATGGCCAATGCGGCAAAATCCGTGACCGCCCACTCCCAGCGGTTTTCAGAGAGGATGGCGATCCGGTCGCCCCGGGAAATGCCCCAGTCGCGCAGCACACTGGCCAGTTTGCGCACCCGCTGGTAAAGCTGTCCGCTCGAGATGGGTGTCCAGCGCAGATTTCCGCCAGGTCCGGAGACCGGCTCCAGGATTACCCGCTCCCGGTTTCCGGCCGTTACCAGGAAGAAGATGTCGTTCAGGGTCTTCAGGTTCGTCACAATCGCATCACTCTAGCCGAGCCGCATAACCCCACACAAGCCACCGGTACCATGCCTCTGCATCCTCTCTATAAAATAGCCGCCCCATTCGGGATGCGGCCCTGCTAGCCTAGAAGTGTATGAAAATCGGTGTTCTTGTCTTCCCCGGCTCCAACTGTGATCATGACACGTACCACGTCGTCGCCGAGCTTGCGCAGCAGCCGGTTACCTTCCTCTGGCACGATTCCTCGAGCCTCGAGAACTGCGACGCTATCCTCGTGCCCGGCGGCTTTGCCTATGGCGACTATCTGCGCACCGGCGCTATCGCCCGCTTTTCGCCCGTCATGCAGTCGGTGAAGAAGTTCGCATCCGACGGGGGCCTGGTCCTCGGCATCTGCAACGGATTCCAGATCCTCTGCGAATCCGGCCTGCTCCCCGGCGCGCTGATGCGCAATGCCGGACTCAAGTACATCTGCAAACAGGTTTACCTGCGCACCGAAACCACCGATACCCCATTCACGCACCAGCTGAACAAGGGCGAGGTAATGAAGATTCCCATCGGTCACATGGAGGGCAACTACTTCTGTGACGAGTCCACGCTGGCCCAGCTTCGCGCTCAGGACCGAATCGCTTTCCGCTATGCCACTCCCGAAGGCGAGATCACACGCGAAGCCAACCCCAACGGCTCACTCGACAACATTGCCGGCATTCTCAGCGAGGGCCGTAATGTTCTCGGCATGATGCCCCACCCCGACCGCTCGAGCGAAGCCCTGCTCGGCTCGGCTGACGGCTTCAAGATCTTCCAATCACTGGTCGCCTCGCTCGCCGGCGTCCGATAGAGCCTAACCGGAATTCACCCACCGGAACCACCTCAACCGGCTTCAGCGCAGTGATGCAACCATGATTGATATCCATCACCATCTGCTCTACGGTCTCGATGACGGCTCGCCCGACATCGAGACTTCGCTTGCCATGGCCGAAGCCGCAGCCGCCGATGGCATCACCCATATCGTCTGCACGCCGCACGCCAGCTCCAACTTCGCCTACCAGCCGGAGCTCAACCAGGAGCGCCTGGCAGCACTGCGCGAGCGCCTCGGCGATCGCATCACGCTTGGCATCGGCTGCGACTTTCACCTCTCCTACGACAACATCGAAGACGCGCTCAAGAACCGGACGAAGTACACCATCAACCAGAAAAAGTACCTCCTGGTTGAGTTCAACGACTTCATGATCCCGCAGAACATTACCGATGTGTTCTACGAGCTCAGCATTGCCGGACAGCAGCCGATTATCACCCACCCTGAGCGGAATGCCGTCATCAAGCGCAATCCTGAACGCATGAAGGATTGGATTCGCGAAGGCGCACTGGTGCAGATCACCTCTTCCTCGCTCACCGGCCGCTTCGGCAAAACCGCGCAGGCACTCTCCTTCCAGTTTCTCGAGAAGAACTGGGTCCACTTTCTCGCCACCGATGCGCATAACCTGGACTCGCGGCCGCCGAAGCTCAGTGAAGGCTATGAGGTGCTTGAAAAACGCTTCGGCAAGGAGACTGCGGAACGCCTCTGCGTCACCAATCCCCGCGCAGTCTTTTACGGAGAGGATTTTCCCCGCCAGCCGCAGGCTCTGGATATTGCCGACGAACATAGCGGACAGCCCTTGCCCAAGAAGGGCTTCTTCGGACGCCTGTTTTCGCGCGACTGACTCCCAGCCGCGCGAAAACCGTTCCTATAAGCCCAGTCCGCCGTCTACGCCCAGCAATTGTCCGGTGATGAAGTGCGGCCCGGAGGCAAAGAAAACCACCGCCGCCGCTACTTCCTGCGGAGAGCCGTTGCGCTGCATCGGCGTCTTCTTCGCAAAATGCTCGTATTCGGCCGAAACCTCTCCGTTTACGATCATTCCTGGCGCCACGCAGTTTACGCTGATCTCGGGCGCAAAGGCCTTCGACATGGTCTGAGTCAGCATGTGCAGCGCAGCCTTCGATGTGCAGTAGTGCGCATGCGTCGGCCAGGGATGAATCCCGCCCAGCGAGCCGATGTTGATGATCCGCCCGTGCGCAGCCTTCAGATAGGGATAGGCCGCCTGCGCTGCCAGGAACGGGCCGCGGGTGTTGGTCTCGAACATGGCATCCCACTGCTCCACACTGATGCTTTCAAGGGCCGCGGTCTCGAAGCGGCCGGCGTTGTTCACCAGCACGTCCAGACCACCGAGGAACTCCGCTGCATCCTTCACTGCCTGCCGGATGCTCTCCGGGTTCCGCAGATCGGCATGCACAGCCTGCGCCCGGACGCCCATCTCGCGCAATTCTTCCACCGTTCGGGCCGCCGCGTCCGACGACTCCCGGTATGTAATCACCACATCCGCGCCTTCCGCGGCCAAAGCCAGCGCAATGCTGCGTCCAATTCTCTTCGCGGCGCCGGTCACCAGCGCCTTCTTTCCTGTCAGGGATGGCATACACTCAATTTTAAAGTGTGAGGATTCAGTTTGCTCCTGCCGGGCAGCGTGTCGGCCCCATTCCACATCCAAGCTGAAGTTCTTCAGATATCGGAGCGAAAGTACGTCGGTGTCCGTCCCTTACGACCGTCCTGATCAAAAACTCAGGTCACTTTTTTTTGTTTCCCCGGCAATTCGCACGAGCAAACCGCTTCTCACCGGCGCCCTGCTTCTCGTGCTTGCCATCATCTGCCTCAACTCCTGGCTGGCGCTGCGCTCCATCGAGGTACTGAACCGGAGCGAGTACTGGGTAGCTCATACCTGGCAGGTTATCCAGCAACTGGAGCACGTCATCAGCTCCGCCAAGGATGGCGAAAGCGGGGCCCGGGGCTTTCTGCTTACCGGCGATGACAGCTATCTTGCCCCCTACACTCGCGCGCGCCAGGTGCTCCCAGGCGAAATCGACGAGGTACAAAAGCTCACCTCCGACAATCCGGATGAGCAGAAGCGTGTCATCGAGCTGCGGGAGGTGGTCAACAGCCGCCTGCAGCTTCTTGAACAGGGCATCGAAGGCAAGCGCGGCGGTGATGCTACCCCGCTGCAGCTGATGGTCGTAAGCGGCACCGGCGAAGCCGAGATGGACCGCACACGCGAGATCGTAAGCAGCATGCAGGCTGAGGAACAGGGGCTGCTCGCACAGCGGACCTCGCACTCGGCCTCGGCACGGCGGCGCGCCATCTGGAGCGTGCTCTTTGCCAGCACCTTCGATGTCGTGATGATCGGTCTTGCCTTCTGGATGTTCAACCGGGAGCGAGGCTTCCGTCAGCGTGCGGATTTTGTCGCCTCACGCCTGGAAAAGCTCCAATCCATCAGCGACACGGGCCTCAATCGTCTCGACAGCGCCGAGCTTACCATCGCGCTTACTGGACGCCTGCGCTCCGTACTGCATGCCGACAGCGTTGTGTTCTGTAACTGGAACGACGATGAAATCGAGGTTGTACATGGGGACGGCATTCCTGTGCGCCCCGGTCGCAAGATCACCCTTGACCCTTCCGGACCACTCTATCTCGCCGGCGTGGAGAAACGGCTCATCCGCGCACAGGGAGAGGAATCGAAGGCCATTCCATTCCCCGCTCTCAGCTCGCAAATGGCCGTGGTCCTGGTGATGCCGGTGATCGTTGCCAACGAGGTACGCGCGCTTCTGCTGGCAGGCACGCATCAAGCCCGATCCTTCGCCGTGCAGGATGAGCAGCTGCTTACGCTCGCCGCCGACCGCATCGGTCTCGCGCTCGACCGCGCCCGCGCCTACGAGGCGGAGCACGCCGCACGCCAACGGGCAGAGGCCGCAGCCGCCGAGGTGACAGCCCTGAACGCAGAGCTCGAAGATCGCGTCCGCATCCGCACGGCCGAGCTGGAGGCGACCAACCGTGAGCTGGAAGCCTTCAGCTACTCCGTTTCTCACGACCTTCGTGCTCCGCTTCGCTCGGTCGACGGCTTCAGCCTCGCTCTTGAAGAAGATTTCATGGAGTCGCTCAACGAAGAGGGCCGCGACTTCATCCGCCGCATCCGCGCCGGCGTGCAGCGCATGGGCCAGCTGATCGACTCCCTGCTGCAGCTCTCCCGAATCACGCGCGCAGAGATCGCCTACGAGTCCTTCAACCTGAGCGAGCTGGCCGAAGAGGTCGCCAACGAGCTTCGCGCACAGAATCCGGACCGCAACCTTGCCTTTCATATCCAGCCGGATATGCAGGTTCAGGCCGACCCGCGGCTGCTTCGCGTAGCGCTGGAAAACCTGCTCGGCAATGCCGTGAAATTCACGGCCAAAAAGCCGGCAGCCGTCATCGATGTGGGTTATATCCCGGAATCCGGCGAATATTACGTCCGCGACAACGGCGCCGGCTTCGATATGCAGTACGCGAACAAGCTCTTCGTCGCCTTCCAGCGGCTGCACGGAGACAAGGATTTCAAGGGATCGGGCATCGGACTCGCCACCGTCGCCCGGGTCATCCGCCGCCATCACGGCACCATGCGGGCGGAGGCCAAACTGAATGAGGGCGCAACCTTCACCTTTACTTTAAGATAAAGAAGCTATGTCTGAGCCCAGAGTCATTCTTCTCGTAGAAGACGATCCGGATCACGAAGTCCTGACCATTCGCGCCCTGCGCAAGTCTAATATCGCGAATGAAATTCGCGTCGCCCGCGACGGCGAGGAAGCGCTCCGCCTGCTCTTTGGCTCGGACCCGGACTCGCTGCAGGCTGCCCCCCAGGTCATCCTCCTCGACCTCAAGCTGCCCAAGATCGACGGGCTCGAGGTGCTTCGCCGTATCCGCGAAAGCGACAAGACCTGCATGCTGCCGGTCGTCATCCTCACCTCTTCGGATGAAGAGAGCGACATTGTCCGCAGCTATCGCCTCGGTGTGAACAGCTACATCCGCAAACCCGTCAATTTCAGCGAGTTCGCGGACGCAACCCGGCAGTTAGGTATGTACTGGCTGGTACTGAACGAATGCCCACCCCTGGCGAACTGAGCGGAGCGCCCCTGCGCGTTCTTCTCGTCGAGGACAACGCGGATGACGCCCTGATTCTGGAGCGGCATCTGCGCCGTGCCGGCTACAGCGTCTCCGTACGCCGCGTGGAAACCGGCGAAGAGATGCTGGAGGCTCTGAGCGCCGATCTCATCTGGGACATCATCCTGGCAGACTTCAACCTGCCGGTCTTCAGCGCTCCAGCTGCGTTGACCCTGCTCAAGTCCACCGGCCGCGATATTCCTTTCATCATGATGTCCGGCGCCGTCGATGAAGAGACTGCCGTCTCCGCCATGCGTGCCGGCGCGCACGATTACATTGCCAAGCAGAACCTCGCCCGCCTTGTTCCCGCGATCGAGCGCGAAGTCAAAGAAGCCGAGGCCCGCCGCTCCAGGCGCCAGACCGAATCGGCCCTGCGTTCGATGGAAGAACGCTTTCATCGCCTGGTGGAAGCCATGCCGCTGGCACTACTCATCAGCGACCTCGACGGCCACATCACTTACGCCAACCAGGGAATCGAAAGCCTCCTCGGTTATTCGCAGGCAGAGATTGCCAGCGGCGTCGTGACCCTGGCCCGCATCTTTGGCTCTTCCGATTCCGGCCTGCCCTGCATCATCAACGCTTCCCGCGGCAAGATGAGCGAACCGAGCGAAGTCGAGTGCGTGAACGCCTCCGGCACCCGCGTTCCCGTGCTGATCGGCTCGGCCGAGCTCAACTCCGAGTCACCGGGCAGTGCGCCGCAGATCGCCGCCTTTCTCGTCGACCTTACCGAGCAGCGCCGCAGCCAGGAAGTATTGCGCCGCACGGAGAAACTGGCTGCTGCGGGCCGTCTCGCGGCCTCGATCGCGCACGAGATCAATAATCCGCTCGAAGCCGTGACGAACTGCCTTTATCTCCTCAGCCAGATGCCGTTCGATGACCACGCCCGCACCTTTCTCGATCTTGCCCAGCGGGAATTGAACCGCGTCGTGCACATTACGACCCAGACGCTGCGTTTCTACCGTCAGAGCACCAGGCCTGTAGAAACCGATCTGCATGAGCTCTTCGAAACCGTCATCTCACTTTTTGAAGGCCGTCTCCGCTCGCAGTGCATTCATGTAGAACGCCGTTATGGCGCACTCCCTCCCATCGTTGTTCATGATGGCGAAATCCGCCAGGTGATGGCCAATCTTCTCAGCAACGCTATCGACGCCATGGTTGCCAGCGGCGGACGCCTTATCCTACGCACAGCCATCAGCCGCGACTGGGCTACGGGCCGCGAAGGTGTGGCTTTTACCAT belongs to Silvibacterium dinghuense and includes:
- a CDS encoding phosphocholine-specific phospholipase C, whose amino-acid sequence is MKRTRRDFFRIVAAAAGASAMPLSIRRALAIPPHRVTGTIQDVEHVVILMQENRSFDHYFGTMRGVRGFNDPRPARLPNGKPVWYQPPAETKTHRYHARGLSDSAEHVLPFYLNPKQTTEFQAGTDHGWSSGHLSWNHGHHNQWVNQKQDVITMGYLRREDVSFHYALADAFTVCDAYHCSIHADTCPNRIYLWSGTIDARNALGKKPNGPGIEERSHTNGYTWTTYPERLEKAGVSWKLYQGGSGEPGTPTDNYTDNSLEFFAAYQVKEGADPHGPLVQKGVTDRTLREFREDVANNRLAQVNWIVAPYKYSEHPEASPTDGAYYINLVLDALTSNPEMWSKTVFILNYDENDGLFDHVLPPMPPHTQAQNASGMVSAELVDSLKDEFLDLNKYPHEMTPLVPGADPGGLQPIGLGVRLPMVIASPWTRGGWVCSETFDHTSVLRFLEARFGIEEPNISAWRRSICGDLTSAFDFAGTPDGKPVKFTAPAPLNSAHKPWHVPAVQEMPAQEPGTRPSRALPYEIYAHSRVEDGRVWVDFTNAGKAGMAFYAFNGLAVDTPPRRYSIAAGDKLADYWPLEEGKYRLALWGPHGYHSEFRGNAAELPGVEVAVAYDQSSGNVTLTVTNTGAKSATVKIANAYAPDAKPREYTVAAGASQVDRWDLGASHSWFDLSVTSPDSPEYLRRYAGHVETGRPSVSDPGLFREA
- a CDS encoding AMP-dependent synthetase/ligase → MTNLKTLNDIFFLVTAGNRERVILEPVSGPGGNLRWTPISSGQLYQRVRKLASVLRDWGISRGDRIAILSENRWEWAVTDFAALAIGAIDVPIYPTLNAEQTAVLLADSGARVIFVSSRAQYEKVAAIRGTTAIERIVIMDSEGTPDGIPFASLMEGADKETARDAEFDRRAYDVQPNDIATLIYTSGTTGESKGVVLTHGNIASNLNESLAGFDIWTEDSCISFLPLSHITARHLDYAIYTKQATVAYCSAFEQLPAALAEVRPTVMVAVPRVYEKVRQEVERRAGLSPVKKRIFAWAVKTGTGHMEKIGRGEIPGAVSWKLAKKLVYSKVTDFFGGKVRYFISGGAPLGQDTAKWYASVGIRILEGYGLTETSPVLAINTPSAYRMGSVGKALPQVEYRFAEDGELLVKGPNVFSGYWKREPHDTENFDAEGWFRTGDIGNADADGFLYITDRKKELLKTSGGKLIAPQPIENRMKAHLLVGGAALVGDRHKFASALISPNFAALEVWAKEQGIAAATRRELVNDVQVVARYQEIVDEVNTGLSNYETIKRFRLVPTEWSLDSGELTPSLKLKRRVIAEKYAAEIVDLYADEATAHR
- the purQ gene encoding phosphoribosylformylglycinamidine synthase subunit PurQ produces the protein MKIGVLVFPGSNCDHDTYHVVAELAQQPVTFLWHDSSSLENCDAILVPGGFAYGDYLRTGAIARFSPVMQSVKKFASDGGLVLGICNGFQILCESGLLPGALMRNAGLKYICKQVYLRTETTDTPFTHQLNKGEVMKIPIGHMEGNYFCDESTLAQLRAQDRIAFRYATPEGEITREANPNGSLDNIAGILSEGRNVLGMMPHPDRSSEALLGSADGFKIFQSLVASLAGVR
- a CDS encoding tyrosine-protein phosphatase, which translates into the protein MIDIHHHLLYGLDDGSPDIETSLAMAEAAAADGITHIVCTPHASSNFAYQPELNQERLAALRERLGDRITLGIGCDFHLSYDNIEDALKNRTKYTINQKKYLLVEFNDFMIPQNITDVFYELSIAGQQPIITHPERNAVIKRNPERMKDWIREGALVQITSSSLTGRFGKTAQALSFQFLEKNWVHFLATDAHNLDSRPPKLSEGYEVLEKRFGKETAERLCVTNPRAVFYGEDFPRQPQALDIADEHSGQPLPKKGFFGRLFSRD
- a CDS encoding SDR family NAD(P)-dependent oxidoreductase, coding for MPSLTGKKALVTGAAKRIGRSIALALAAEGADVVITYRESSDAAARTVEELREMGVRAQAVHADLRNPESIRQAVKDAAEFLGGLDVLVNNAGRFETAALESISVEQWDAMFETNTRGPFLAAQAAYPYLKAAHGRIINIGSLGGIHPWPTHAHYCTSKAALHMLTQTMSKAFAPEISVNCVAPGMIVNGEVSAEYEHFAKKTPMQRNGSPQEVAAAVVFFASGPHFITGQLLGVDGGLGL
- a CDS encoding CHASE3 domain-containing protein, whose amino-acid sequence is MLAIICLNSWLALRSIEVLNRSEYWVAHTWQVIQQLEHVISSAKDGESGARGFLLTGDDSYLAPYTRARQVLPGEIDEVQKLTSDNPDEQKRVIELREVVNSRLQLLEQGIEGKRGGDATPLQLMVVSGTGEAEMDRTREIVSSMQAEEQGLLAQRTSHSASARRRAIWSVLFASTFDVVMIGLAFWMFNRERGFRQRADFVASRLEKLQSISDTGLNRLDSAELTIALTGRLRSVLHADSVVFCNWNDDEIEVVHGDGIPVRPGRKITLDPSGPLYLAGVEKRLIRAQGEESKAIPFPALSSQMAVVLVMPVIVANEVRALLLAGTHQARSFAVQDEQLLTLAADRIGLALDRARAYEAEHAARQRAEAAAAEVTALNAELEDRVRIRTAELEATNRELEAFSYSVSHDLRAPLRSVDGFSLALEEDFMESLNEEGRDFIRRIRAGVQRMGQLIDSLLQLSRITRAEIAYESFNLSELAEEVANELRAQNPDRNLAFHIQPDMQVQADPRLLRVALENLLGNAVKFTAKKPAAVIDVGYIPESGEYYVRDNGAGFDMQYANKLFVAFQRLHGDKDFKGSGIGLATVARVIRRHHGTMRAEAKLNEGATFTFTLR
- a CDS encoding response regulator, which gives rise to MSEPRVILLVEDDPDHEVLTIRALRKSNIANEIRVARDGEEALRLLFGSDPDSLQAAPQVILLDLKLPKIDGLEVLRRIRESDKTCMLPVVILTSSDEESDIVRSYRLGVNSYIRKPVNFSEFADATRQLGMYWLVLNECPPLAN
- a CDS encoding hybrid sensor histidine kinase/response regulator: MPTPGELSGAPLRVLLVEDNADDALILERHLRRAGYSVSVRRVETGEEMLEALSADLIWDIILADFNLPVFSAPAALTLLKSTGRDIPFIMMSGAVDEETAVSAMRAGAHDYIAKQNLARLVPAIEREVKEAEARRSRRQTESALRSMEERFHRLVEAMPLALLISDLDGHITYANQGIESLLGYSQAEIASGVVTLARIFGSSDSGLPCIINASRGKMSEPSEVECVNASGTRVPVLIGSAELNSESPGSAPQIAAFLVDLTEQRRSQEVLRRTEKLAAAGRLAASIAHEINNPLEAVTNCLYLLSQMPFDDHARTFLDLAQRELNRVVHITTQTLRFYRQSTRPVETDLHELFETVISLFEGRLRSQCIHVERRYGALPPIVVHDGEIRQVMANLLSNAIDAMVASGGRLILRTAISRDWATGREGVAFTIADTGTGIDAATREHLFEPFYSTKGITGTGLGLWVSRGIVQKHAGRIALRSRTGHNGGTVFRIFLPFAAPPVEISGAPLLQASA